From a region of the Candidatus Brocadia sp. genome:
- a CDS encoding ISNCY family transposase, producing the protein MRKRFEQQLKLGIIPISGVKLPIKSRDELPPILRALQHIYVTPELNEEVFRILEAKVTKGKKKTGRYGMDLWHILVLSVVRLGLDADYDRLEDFANHHKLIRQIMGVETAFGEAKVFSMQSIKDNIRLLDEETLRQINEVVISSGHQLVKKKDEGLCIKVDTYVLETNVHFPTDMNLLWDAGRKSLDMIEDAIEEGILAGKGWRKSKYWRRELKKLMRISAKASSSGGKNKEEHVRSYLELSRGLSEKIGASLLAIYEKVLTTNQVDKHAGKIGTLEYFHGMLNKQIDLVERRVIRDEVIPAAEKVHSLFEPHTEWLYKGKSNKRVELGHNILVASDQWGFIVDHVVGEKQADVSLVIPLADRLLSRYGEGTIKSISFDKGFYKKENKELLSLYIPEVILPKKGKKNKAEQEEESGKTFKKLRHKHSAVESDINRLEHHGLDRCPDKGLHAFKRYCAMGVLAANLHKLGNVLQEKARKQCEKLRKAA; encoded by the coding sequence ATGAGAAAGAGATTTGAGCAGCAATTGAAGCTTGGCATCATACCCATTTCAGGGGTAAAACTGCCAATAAAGAGTCGAGATGAGCTACCACCGATACTGAGGGCGTTGCAACATATCTATGTTACACCGGAGTTGAACGAGGAGGTATTCCGGATATTAGAGGCGAAGGTAACGAAGGGGAAGAAAAAGACGGGAAGATATGGGATGGATTTATGGCATATTTTGGTGTTGTCGGTGGTAAGATTAGGGTTAGATGCCGATTATGACAGGTTGGAGGATTTTGCCAACCATCACAAACTTATCAGGCAGATAATGGGGGTTGAGACGGCATTTGGAGAGGCGAAGGTTTTTTCGATGCAGAGCATCAAGGACAATATAAGATTGTTGGATGAGGAGACCCTCAGGCAGATAAATGAAGTGGTGATATCATCGGGGCATCAGTTGGTTAAAAAAAAGGACGAAGGACTGTGTATTAAGGTGGATACGTATGTGTTAGAGACGAATGTACACTTTCCGACCGATATGAATTTATTGTGGGATGCGGGACGCAAGAGTCTGGACATGATAGAGGATGCAATAGAGGAAGGCATCCTGGCGGGGAAAGGATGGCGCAAGAGCAAATATTGGAGGAGAGAGTTAAAAAAGCTGATGAGGATAAGCGCAAAGGCGTCAAGCAGCGGGGGGAAAAACAAGGAAGAGCATGTGAGGAGTTACTTGGAATTATCGAGGGGTTTGAGTGAAAAGATAGGAGCGAGTCTGTTAGCCATCTACGAAAAGGTGCTAACGACGAACCAGGTAGACAAGCATGCAGGGAAAATAGGGACACTGGAGTATTTTCACGGGATGTTGAATAAACAGATAGACCTGGTGGAGAGAAGGGTGATCCGGGATGAGGTAATACCGGCGGCAGAAAAGGTTCATTCGTTGTTTGAGCCGCATACGGAGTGGCTGTACAAAGGCAAGTCAAACAAAAGGGTAGAGTTGGGACATAATATTCTGGTAGCAAGCGATCAGTGGGGTTTCATCGTGGACCATGTGGTAGGAGAAAAACAGGCGGATGTATCGTTGGTAATTCCATTGGCAGATAGGTTGTTGAGCCGTTACGGAGAAGGCACAATAAAGAGTATAAGTTTTGATAAAGGTTTTTACAAGAAAGAGAATAAAGAGTTGCTGAGTTTGTATATACCAGAGGTAATCCTTCCCAAGAAGGGCAAGAAGAATAAGGCGGAACAGGAAGAGGAATCGGGTAAGACATTTAAGAAGCTAAGGCACAAGCACTCGGCGGTAGAATCGGATATCAATCGTTTGGAGCATCACGGCTTGGATAGGTGTCCGGACAAAGGGCTGCATGCCTTTAAAAGATATTGTGCAATGGGCGTGTTAGCTGCGAATTTGCACAAGCTGGGAAACGTGCTGCAGGAGAAGGCACGGAAGCAGTGCGAAAAGTTGCGAAAAGCCGCCTAA
- a CDS encoding IS1634 family transposase, whose translation MRKCWHVSPGKDTNERWKNPPLLERGREPPGQRKTVKEKWGKLFGAKYDVLLYDLTSTYFESEPPPAGSGSKKRFGYSRDKRSDCVQVVVALVLTPEGFPVAYEVYPGNTRDTATLEEFLDRIEKQYGKFRRTWLMDRGIPTEEMLEKMRERGIDYLVGTPKGHLTRVEKPLLEQTWMRARESVRVKVLRQESEFYVYVESHDRVSKERAMRRRRLRRLWMGLRELRNRKALTRDDLLMHIGALKKEAGRDYRLVTISIPKPQEPVNENTFRFSLDRERLRQAYRREGRYLLRSNMQAAAPETVWENYLLLTRIEQAFKDLKGSLSVRPLWHQLERRIEAHIFVSFLAFCLHTTLRNLARGRAGGLTSEAILEKLSGIQMIDVHLPTTDGRHIVMSRYTQPEKDIALLLAQLGLALPEQPPPKVYASGQVGL comes from the coding sequence GTGAGAAAATGTTGGCATGTTTCTCCGGGAAAAGACACGAACGAAAGATGGAAAAACCCACCGCTATTGGAGCGTGGTAGAGAGCCGCCTGGTCAGCGGAAGACGGTGAAGGAGAAGTGGGGGAAGCTCTTTGGGGCGAAGTACGATGTGCTGCTGTATGATTTGACGAGTACGTATTTTGAGAGTGAACCGCCACCGGCTGGATCGGGGAGTAAGAAGCGGTTTGGATATAGCCGGGACAAACGTTCGGATTGCGTGCAGGTGGTAGTGGCGTTGGTGTTGACGCCGGAAGGATTTCCCGTAGCCTACGAAGTGTATCCGGGCAATACCAGAGACACCGCAACGCTGGAGGAATTTCTGGATCGGATTGAAAAGCAGTATGGGAAATTCCGGCGCACCTGGCTTATGGATCGCGGTATTCCAACGGAGGAGATGTTGGAAAAGATGCGTGAGCGCGGGATTGATTATTTGGTTGGTACTCCGAAGGGGCATTTAACGAGAGTAGAAAAACCGCTACTCGAACAAACCTGGATGCGGGCGAGGGAGAGCGTCCGCGTGAAAGTTCTTCGGCAGGAATCGGAGTTTTACGTTTACGTGGAAAGCCATGACCGGGTGTCTAAGGAGCGTGCCATGCGTAGGCGCAGACTCAGACGTTTGTGGATGGGTCTGCGCGAACTTCGCAATCGAAAAGCCCTCACGCGCGATGACCTGCTCATGCATATTGGCGCGTTAAAGAAAGAAGCCGGACGAGACTACAGACTGGTCACGATCTCCATTCCCAAACCGCAGGAACCGGTCAATGAGAATACGTTCCGGTTCAGTTTGGATCGGGAACGCCTGAGGCAGGCGTATCGGCGCGAGGGGCGTTATTTGCTTCGTTCCAACATGCAGGCCGCCGCGCCAGAAACCGTCTGGGAAAATTATTTGCTGTTGACACGGATAGAACAGGCATTTAAGGACTTGAAGGGGTCTCTTTCCGTCCGCCCCCTATGGCATCAATTGGAACGGAGAATTGAAGCCCATATCTTTGTTTCCTTTTTGGCTTTTTGTCTCCACACGACACTGCGCAATCTTGCGCGGGGGAGGGCCGGAGGGCTGACGTCTGAAGCGATTTTGGAAAAACTGTCGGGCATTCAAATGATAGACGTTCATTTACCGACCACGGATGGCCGTCATATTGTCATGAGCCGTTATACCCAGCCGGAGAAGGATATTGCCCTCCTTTTGGCGCAGTTGGGATTGGCGCTTCCTGAACAACCGCCGCCCAAGGTTTACGCATCCGGACAGGTCGGCCTGTAG
- a CDS encoding IS1634 family transposase has translation MHTPRIAKVGLNHFGEYGYNRDGKKGKKQIVIGMLCDEFGEPVSTEVFRGNTQDPKTFESQVKKTAERFGCTGVTMVGDRGMIKTMQIECLPEGFHYITAITKPQIESLIKQGILQLGLFEEKLCEIKSEGVRYILRRNPIRAEEMAKTRMSKLQHMGNYIDKKNSYLKEHPKASISKALEAAKEKLGKLKLEGWVQIKDEAGALKIENNEEAFKEESYLDGCYVIKTDLKEGDADTDLVHDRYKDLSEVEKVFRGCKTVNLEVRPVYVRKEESTKGHVFVVMLAYLIIRRLRDAWKSFDLTVEEGLKQLTTICSVEVKVKGQKAHCQKIPHPRQQSRELLEALQVKLPEALPSRNLRVVTRKKLTRQQISQ, from the coding sequence TTGCATACCCCTCGAATTGCGAAAGTCGGGTTAAATCATTTTGGTGAGTACGGGTATAATCGTGACGGCAAGAAGGGGAAGAAGCAGATCGTGATTGGTATGCTGTGTGATGAATTTGGGGAGCCGGTGTCCACGGAGGTATTTCGGGGCAATACCCAGGACCCAAAGACCTTTGAGTCTCAGGTAAAGAAGACGGCAGAACGGTTTGGGTGCACCGGGGTGACCATGGTAGGTGATCGGGGGATGATCAAGACGATGCAAATCGAATGTTTGCCGGAAGGATTTCATTACATAACGGCGATAACCAAGCCGCAGATCGAGTCGTTGATAAAACAAGGGATTCTGCAGTTAGGGTTGTTTGAAGAAAAGCTCTGCGAGATAAAGAGTGAGGGGGTTCGGTATATTCTGAGACGCAATCCGATAAGGGCAGAAGAGATGGCGAAGACTCGCATGTCAAAACTACAGCATATGGGGAACTATATCGATAAGAAGAACAGCTATCTCAAAGAGCATCCGAAGGCATCGATATCGAAGGCGCTGGAGGCAGCGAAGGAGAAGCTCGGGAAGCTGAAGCTTGAGGGGTGGGTGCAGATAAAAGACGAGGCCGGGGCGCTGAAGATTGAGAACAATGAAGAAGCATTCAAGGAAGAATCGTATCTTGATGGATGTTATGTAATCAAGACCGATCTGAAGGAGGGCGATGCGGATACCGATCTGGTGCACGACCGGTACAAGGACTTGTCAGAGGTGGAGAAGGTGTTTCGGGGGTGCAAGACGGTGAATCTTGAGGTTCGTCCTGTATACGTGAGGAAAGAAGAGAGTACAAAAGGGCATGTGTTTGTGGTAATGCTTGCGTACCTGATAATCCGAAGGTTACGTGATGCGTGGAAGAGTTTTGATCTGACGGTAGAGGAAGGACTCAAACAATTGACTACCATTTGTTCCGTGGAAGTGAAGGTGAAGGGTCAAAAGGCGCATTGCCAGAAGATACCACATCCACGGCAACAATCACGTGAATTGTTAGAGGCATTGCAGGTAAAGCTGCCGGAGGCATTGCCAAGCCGGAACCTACGGGTAGTCACAAGAAAAAAACTTACCAGGCAACAAATAAGCCAGTAA
- a CDS encoding bifunctional nuclease family protein, protein MVPMELSKIIITETSDHQIIVLKERDGQRSFPIVIGLHEAWAIDRAVKGVTTPRPLTHDLIGSIIEGLHAGIIKVVISDLRNNTFFAKIVLQQNGLLVEIDSRPSDAIAVAMQKNTPIFVATKVLEEVCKLESEF, encoded by the coding sequence ATGGTTCCTATGGAACTTTCAAAAATCATCATTACGGAGACCAGCGATCACCAGATTATTGTGCTAAAGGAACGGGATGGGCAGCGAAGCTTCCCGATCGTTATTGGCCTCCATGAAGCATGGGCAATTGACCGGGCGGTGAAGGGGGTTACGACTCCGCGCCCTTTAACCCATGACCTGATAGGAAGCATTATTGAAGGCTTGCATGCGGGCATAATAAAAGTGGTCATCAGTGATCTGAGAAATAACACCTTTTTTGCTAAAATTGTATTGCAGCAAAATGGTTTATTGGTGGAGATCGATTCCAGACCCAGCGACGCCATTGCGGTGGCAATGCAAAAAAATACGCCGATCTTTGTCGCCACAAAGGTCTTGGAGGAAGTGTGCAAATTGGAAAGTGAGTTTTAA
- a CDS encoding CPBP family glutamic-type intramembrane protease, which yields MESYYLRSKNIANSFLFILPLLALYEVGIALQGSSIKNASGVFIENFFTLFGKNGHLVFNSLVITFFLISIVYIEKKERLNFQTFVFMFFESMVYALFIGTVLGFFVYQILFPYALAQPFSMNMWLGVILSIGAGVYEEIVFRLLLITALSFIFATLLKVSKPLSAVISIMTAALLFTAMHYVGTLGDVFTNANFTFRALSGVILSAIFLFRGLGIAVYTHAIYDVLSVIKPFHVSGG from the coding sequence ATGGAATCGTATTATCTTCGTTCAAAAAATATTGCCAATAGTTTTTTGTTTATCCTGCCTTTATTGGCCTTATACGAGGTAGGAATCGCATTGCAAGGGTCGAGCATTAAAAATGCTTCTGGTGTGTTTATTGAAAATTTTTTTACCTTGTTTGGCAAAAACGGCCATCTCGTTTTCAACTCACTGGTTATCACCTTCTTCCTGATATCCATAGTTTATATAGAAAAAAAAGAGCGCCTGAATTTCCAGACCTTCGTCTTCATGTTTTTTGAAAGCATGGTGTACGCCCTTTTTATCGGCACGGTCCTTGGGTTCTTCGTGTATCAAATACTTTTTCCTTACGCACTGGCACAGCCTTTTTCCATGAATATGTGGCTGGGAGTTATTCTTTCCATCGGGGCGGGGGTCTATGAAGAAATTGTATTCCGCCTCCTGCTCATCACGGCATTGTCCTTTATCTTTGCAACCCTCCTGAAAGTCTCCAAACCCCTGAGCGCAGTAATAAGCATCATGACGGCGGCCCTGCTCTTTACTGCCATGCACTATGTGGGAACGTTAGGCGATGTCTTTACGAATGCGAATTTTACCTTTCGTGCATTATCCGGCGTCATTTTATCCGCGATTTTCCTGTTTCGGGGATTGGGAATTGCCGTTTATACCCACGCTATCTACGATGTGCTTTCCGTGATAAAACCGTTTCATGTTTCAGGAGGATAG
- a CDS encoding UbiX family flavin prenyltransferase, with product MENIVVGITGASGALYAQHLLQALCKLGYHIHLALSDAGALVMKHELGIDFPGAYPHFTSFFDCPADHVTVYHNADMSATIASGRYPIKAMVIVPCSMNTLCSIAHGIANNLIQRAASISIKEGRKLVVVPRETPLSSIHLEAMLKLSSTGVCILPAMPGFYHHPKTIDDQVNFVVAKILDVLGIPHTLMPEWHGDDFVHVLMQQEI from the coding sequence GTGGAAAATATCGTTGTTGGCATTACCGGGGCAAGCGGCGCTCTCTATGCACAGCATCTGTTACAGGCACTCTGCAAGCTGGGTTACCATATCCATTTGGCGCTGTCAGATGCGGGGGCCCTGGTTATGAAGCATGAGCTAGGAATTGATTTCCCTGGCGCTTATCCCCATTTTACGTCTTTTTTCGATTGCCCCGCGGATCATGTTACTGTCTACCATAATGCGGATATGAGCGCGACGATTGCCAGCGGCCGCTATCCAATCAAGGCAATGGTCATCGTCCCCTGCAGTATGAATACCTTGTGTTCCATTGCTCATGGCATCGCAAACAATCTTATCCAGCGTGCGGCAAGTATCAGCATCAAAGAGGGGAGAAAACTGGTGGTTGTGCCCCGGGAAACACCCCTGTCTTCCATTCATCTGGAGGCCATGCTAAAATTATCGTCTACCGGGGTATGTATCCTGCCGGCAATGCCCGGATTTTATCATCACCCAAAGACGATAGACGACCAGGTGAATTTTGTCGTGGCGAAAATACTGGATGTGCTGGGTATACCGCACACCCTCATGCCCGAATGGCATGGCGACGACTTTGTTCATGTGTTAATGCAGCAAGAGATATGA
- the sppA gene encoding signal peptide peptidase SppA codes for MTDTQQNNIPPGTGWQPVYIKKSRGAGFWVAVGLASFFFLCTLLFFILFVGSLVLNKALVTSTSLSARKHVEETVIEGSGESKVAIIPIKGILSSESAEGIFLEKPSIVEIVKQQLDQAADDTQVKAVLLEVDSPGGGITASDIIYNQITKFKTETQKKVVVYMQDVAASGGYYISAAADAIVAHPTTITGSIGVIMPLINVAELINRYGIKDNSIASGNLKEIGSPLKQMTADEADVLKGIIDELYLQFVNVVSTGRNMDLEAVKKIADGRIYTGKQALEKGLVDQLGYLEDAITLTKQLAGLTEATIIRYEKHYGMADLLGLTSNKLFQQNTIRLDISQLQDQSDTRPMYLWNGYSKRE; via the coding sequence ATGACCGATACACAACAAAACAACATACCGCCGGGAACAGGGTGGCAGCCTGTGTACATAAAAAAATCGCGGGGCGCCGGTTTTTGGGTTGCAGTGGGACTTGCGTCATTCTTTTTTTTGTGCACCCTCCTGTTTTTTATCCTTTTTGTTGGCTCCCTTGTCCTTAATAAGGCGCTCGTTACGAGCACTTCACTAAGCGCCAGGAAACACGTAGAGGAAACGGTTATCGAAGGAAGCGGGGAAAGCAAGGTAGCCATCATCCCCATTAAGGGCATACTGAGCAGTGAATCGGCAGAGGGCATCTTTCTGGAAAAACCCAGCATTGTTGAGATTGTAAAGCAACAACTTGATCAAGCCGCAGACGATACCCAGGTAAAAGCCGTTCTGTTGGAAGTCGATAGCCCTGGCGGCGGTATTACGGCAAGCGATATTATTTATAATCAGATTACAAAATTTAAAACCGAAACGCAGAAAAAGGTTGTTGTCTATATGCAGGATGTTGCGGCCTCAGGCGGGTACTACATCTCCGCTGCGGCGGACGCCATTGTTGCGCATCCTACCACAATTACGGGGAGTATCGGGGTCATTATGCCATTAATCAATGTAGCGGAACTTATTAACCGGTACGGCATCAAGGACAATTCCATTGCATCCGGAAACCTCAAGGAAATTGGCTCTCCGCTGAAACAGATGACGGCAGACGAGGCAGACGTGTTGAAAGGCATCATTGATGAATTGTATCTGCAATTTGTAAATGTGGTTTCCACGGGAAGGAATATGGATCTTGAAGCGGTAAAAAAAATTGCCGACGGAAGGATCTACACCGGCAAACAAGCCCTTGAAAAGGGATTGGTTGATCAATTAGGGTACCTGGAAGACGCCATCACTCTGACAAAACAACTGGCGGGACTTACCGAAGCAACTATCATACGCTATGAAAAACATTATGGAATGGCAGATCTTTTGGGCCTGACGTCCAATAAATTGTTCCAGCAGAATACCATCAGACTAGATATCTCCCAATTGCAAGACCAAAGCGATACAAGACCCATGTACCTTTGGAATGGCTATTCCAAGCGAGAATAG
- the gltX gene encoding glutamate--tRNA ligase, whose protein sequence is MVRVRFAPSPTGLLHIGNARVAVFNWLFARRHNGAFLLRIEDTDLARSEKKYIDQLIEDLHWLGLTWQEGPDVGGPYGPYLQSERLHIYRDICQRFLQEGCAYRCYCTPAELEERRQIAKRTGKPPRYDNRCRNLSNEQRKALETSGLNCTVRFKVPEELLVFDDLIRGTCQFDMSLVGDFVIMRSDGTPSFHFAVAVDDILMKITHVIRGEDHLTNTPCHILLFHALGQKPPHFAHLSLTMGADRTLLSKRHGAFSLSEYHNMGYLPEALLNYMMLLGWAPKDKRDKFTASDITDTFEIGTMSKASSVFDQQKLNWMNGQYLREAEIERLVNLAIPYLQAAGLVSADDNAIDRAQLRLIVDAVRNNISCMSQIAQEANIFFKDVVISKQHIEFLSSEITQSILLSFYHELCKRNILSPDIFKDILKTVQKETKVHGKGLYLPVRVALTGREHGPELYGIANILGLDTCKKRIERFLLIRKQVTL, encoded by the coding sequence ATGGTACGAGTTCGTTTTGCGCCTTCGCCTACTGGTCTGCTGCATATTGGAAATGCGCGCGTGGCCGTTTTCAACTGGTTATTTGCACGACGGCATAACGGCGCCTTTCTCCTGAGGATTGAGGACACCGATCTTGCCCGGTCTGAAAAAAAGTACATCGACCAGCTTATCGAAGACCTGCACTGGCTGGGATTGACATGGCAGGAAGGCCCTGATGTGGGCGGTCCCTATGGCCCCTATTTACAATCAGAGCGATTGCATATCTATCGCGACATCTGTCAGAGATTTTTACAGGAAGGGTGCGCCTACCGTTGTTATTGCACCCCGGCGGAATTGGAAGAACGCCGTCAGATTGCGAAGCGAACGGGAAAACCTCCGCGATATGATAATCGATGCCGTAACCTGTCAAATGAACAAAGAAAGGCGCTTGAAACATCCGGACTGAATTGCACCGTCCGTTTCAAGGTGCCGGAAGAGTTGCTGGTATTCGACGACCTGATTCGAGGAACGTGTCAATTTGATATGAGCCTGGTTGGTGATTTTGTGATCATGCGGTCAGACGGAACGCCCTCATTTCACTTCGCCGTCGCCGTAGACGACATCCTGATGAAGATTACCCACGTCATTCGCGGAGAGGATCATTTGACCAATACGCCGTGTCATATATTGCTGTTTCATGCATTGGGTCAAAAACCACCGCACTTCGCCCACCTTTCGCTTACCATGGGTGCAGACCGCACCCTCCTGAGCAAGCGGCATGGGGCGTTTTCTCTGTCGGAGTACCATAACATGGGTTATTTGCCAGAGGCGCTCCTTAATTACATGATGCTTCTCGGATGGGCGCCAAAGGATAAACGAGATAAATTTACGGCCAGCGATATTACCGATACGTTTGAGATTGGCACGATGAGCAAGGCGTCCTCGGTGTTTGACCAGCAAAAACTGAATTGGATGAACGGACAATACCTCCGGGAAGCGGAGATAGAACGGCTTGTCAATTTAGCAATACCTTACCTGCAGGCAGCAGGGCTTGTTTCCGCAGACGACAATGCGATCGACAGGGCTCAGTTGAGATTGATCGTGGATGCGGTGCGAAACAATATATCCTGTATGTCTCAAATTGCACAGGAAGCAAATATCTTTTTCAAAGACGTCGTTATCAGCAAGCAACACATTGAGTTTTTATCGTCAGAGATAACACAATCAATACTTTTGTCTTTTTACCATGAACTCTGCAAGAGAAACATCCTTTCTCCTGACATTTTTAAAGATATTTTAAAGACTGTCCAAAAAGAAACCAAGGTGCACGGCAAGGGGCTTTACCTGCCCGTCCGGGTCGCCCTAACCGGCAGAGAACATGGCCCGGAACTCTATGGTATTGCCAATATCTTAGGCCTCGATACCTGCAAGAAAAGGATCGAACGATTTCTTCTGATAAGAAAGCAAGTAACACTTTAG
- a CDS encoding Uma2 family endonuclease, protein MAQIVVEKKAKKYTYEDYCKISDEKRYELIEGELLMTPSPITKHQRISGKLEFILRRFLTENNLGELFYAPYDVCFDNENVVQPDILFISKDRAEIVGEKNVQGAPDLVIEIVSESSAYRDMVQKKKLYAKFGVKEYWIVIPESEEIAVYTLKDKTYQLCKAYGKGNTLESSLLKGLKIGLMDIF, encoded by the coding sequence ATGGCACAGATTGTTGTCGAAAAAAAGGCGAAAAAATACACCTACGAGGATTATTGCAAGATCTCAGACGAGAAGAGATACGAACTTATCGAGGGAGAGTTACTCATGACGCCATCCCCGATTACGAAACATCAAAGAATTTCTGGAAAGCTTGAATTTATCTTAAGAAGATTTTTAACGGAAAATAATCTTGGAGAACTCTTTTATGCGCCTTATGATGTGTGTTTTGATAACGAGAATGTTGTTCAACCAGACATCCTTTTTATTTCAAAGGACAGAGCAGAGATTGTTGGAGAGAAAAATGTCCAGGGTGCACCAGACCTTGTGATCGAAATCGTCTCCGAGAGCAGCGCTTACCGTGATATGGTGCAGAAAAAGAAATTATATGCAAAATTTGGCGTAAAGGAATACTGGATAGTAATTCCGGAAAGCGAAGAGATAGCGGTTTACACCCTGAAGGATAAGACCTATCAGTTGTGCAAGGCATACGGCAAGGGTAATACCCTCGAATCCTCCTTGCTAAAGGGCTTAAAGATAGGATTAATGGATATATTTTAA
- the cysS gene encoding cysteine--tRNA ligase gives MTLKFYNSLTKKKEVFTPVHEGLVNMYVCGPTVYDHPHIGHAKSYVSFDVIVRYLRYLGYKVRYVQNITDVGHLTDNADTGEDKILKRAQRERLQPAELVEIYTRSYFDDMDALNNVRPDISPRATAHIPEQIELVEKLIEKEYAYASNGSVYFDVNKFKEYGKLSGRIQDDLEAGARIEINPEKRNPADFALWKKAEPGHIMRWKSPWGEGFPGWHLECSAMSMKYLGQTLDIHGGGLENIFPHHECEIAQSEAANRAPFVKYWIHNNMVTVNGQKMGKSLGNFITLKDAFKKYNPLTVRFFILNTHYRSPLDFSNEALDAADKGLERLHNTIKNLWERIDSVKDAPSSDTAYERLEHFKKAFIEAMDEDINTSSAVAVLFDLSKEVNTLLNSGREISKKCLEDINALYQQLGGDILGIIPKRSDRAPKTSGIMLTHGWQAQDSITDEIMKVLIDIRNELRKAKQWQLSDFIRNKLSEIGIVLDDKPDSTTWKRAK, from the coding sequence ATGACGCTAAAATTTTACAATTCTCTGACGAAAAAGAAGGAAGTCTTTACCCCTGTGCACGAAGGTCTTGTGAATATGTATGTCTGTGGTCCTACCGTGTATGACCACCCTCATATCGGACACGCAAAGAGCTATGTGAGTTTTGATGTAATCGTCCGTTACCTCAGATACCTGGGCTATAAAGTCCGTTACGTGCAAAATATTACCGACGTGGGACACCTGACCGACAACGCCGACACCGGCGAGGACAAGATACTCAAACGCGCCCAGAGAGAACGGCTGCAACCCGCAGAACTGGTCGAAATCTATACCCGGAGTTACTTTGATGACATGGATGCCCTGAACAATGTGAGACCCGACATCTCGCCACGGGCAACGGCGCACATCCCGGAACAAATTGAACTCGTGGAAAAGTTAATTGAAAAAGAGTATGCCTATGCTTCAAACGGGTCCGTCTATTTCGACGTCAATAAATTCAAGGAATACGGGAAGCTCTCCGGCAGAATACAGGATGACCTTGAGGCGGGCGCCCGGATAGAAATCAACCCTGAGAAAAGAAACCCCGCTGACTTTGCGCTCTGGAAAAAGGCAGAACCCGGTCACATTATGCGATGGAAAAGCCCCTGGGGTGAAGGCTTTCCCGGCTGGCATCTTGAATGTTCCGCCATGTCGATGAAATATCTCGGACAGACCCTGGACATTCACGGAGGCGGATTGGAAAACATCTTTCCCCACCATGAGTGTGAGATCGCCCAGAGTGAAGCGGCTAACCGCGCGCCTTTTGTAAAATACTGGATTCACAACAACATGGTCACCGTAAATGGCCAAAAAATGGGGAAATCCCTGGGGAATTTTATTACCCTCAAGGATGCCTTTAAAAAATACAACCCCTTAACCGTCCGCTTCTTTATCCTCAACACTCACTACCGCAGCCCGTTGGATTTTAGCAATGAAGCGCTGGATGCAGCGGACAAAGGGCTCGAACGCCTGCATAATACCATAAAAAATCTATGGGAGCGGATTGACTCCGTAAAGGATGCGCCATCGTCTGACACGGCTTACGAAAGATTAGAACATTTCAAGAAGGCATTCATTGAGGCAATGGACGAAGACATCAACACCTCCAGCGCAGTTGCCGTCCTCTTTGACTTGTCAAAGGAGGTCAATACCTTGCTGAACTCTGGCCGTGAGATCAGCAAAAAATGCCTGGAAGACATTAACGCTCTGTATCAGCAACTTGGCGGCGATATCCTGGGAATTATCCCGAAACGCAGTGACAGAGCGCCAAAAACGTCTGGCATCATGTTAACCCACGGCTGGCAGGCGCAGGATTCGATCACAGATGAGATTATGAAGGTGCTTATCGACATCCGCAATGAACTGCGCAAGGCAAAACAGTGGCAACTATCGGATTTCATCCGAAATAAACTCTCAGAAATTGGTATTGTCCTGGATGATAAGCCAGACAGCACCACATGGAAAAGGGCAAAATAA